The genomic window GGTCGATCCCGTTGATCAGGATGCCGAGCGACTCCGAGGCGTTCCGCGTGATCGCCATCTCCTCCGCGTCGCAGCCGAATTCCCGCGCCAGCTCGCGGCGGACGGACTCGATCCGGGGCTCCAGGACGTCCCACATCTGGTGGGCCGGAGCGACGTTCGAGAACCGCAGGTCGCGGAACATCGCCTCCAGCACGCCGAGCGGCGCGGGGGCGACGCCGCCGTGATTGAAGTTGATCAGCGTGCGGTCCGCGTCGAACGCCCGGCGGATCTCGGCCCAGTAATCCTCGGCCGCCGCCATGTCGTCGCCCTGGCGTGCGGCGGCGATCTCCGCGGCCCGGAGCAACCGTCCCGGCGCCTCGGCCGCGAAGCAGGCGGCGCCGACGCCGGCGAGGAAACCGCGACGATGACCCTCGAGCATGATCCCGCCTTCCGCTGTCGGGGACGTATCGGCGTCCGTTCCTGGCGCCATCGATCTTCGCGGATCGACGCCGTTGCCGTCCAGCGAATCATCGGGAAGGGCCGTGGATCGCCCAGAGCAGGATGGCGGAGGCGGTGCCGTCCATCGTCGGCTCGTCCGTCACGTAGTCCTTGATGTCGTCGTGGTAGACGGCCCGCGCGTCCTGGAAACGCGCCAGGGGGTCGGGCTCCGTGACCGACACCCCGCGCTGGGTCCGGAAGATCCGCTCGGTGACCGGCCCGTCCACGAGGGCCCCGCGGACCGAGCGGCCGGTGAGCCGGGTGGTCTGGAGGTGGACGTTCCTCGGGTGGACGCTGCCCACGCCCGTGAGCATCGCGAATCCCCATGGGTTGCGACCCAGGAGCCAGTCCCGGTTCCTCGCCGCGAAGCCCCGGAAGGACCCATCGCCGGTCATCCGCTCGTAGAGCTCGCACTGGGTCACGAGGGCGACCAGCAGGTTGTTCGAGCACCAGATGAACGGCACGCCGACGCGGTACGGATTCCCGAGCCCGGCCGCCACGCAGCGCTCGATGCCCTGGCGATAATAGCCCGCGAGCACCACGCGGAGCCGCGCGTCCACCTGATCGCTCAGCCGGTAGTGGCCCAGGTTCATGAACGGGTAGAAGCCGTAATGCGGCGCCCGCTCGCGGCCCATCCAGCCTTCCGAGGCGGCGAGGCGGGAGTAGCTCTCCGCCTCGTCCCGAAAGCGGGCCTCGCCGGTGGCGCGGAGCAGCTCGGCGGCCCCCCACTCCATGTCGTCGGCCCAGGTCGATTCCTCGTAGCGGTACGGGGCGGAGAAGGAGTTGCCCTGCTGCGAGCCCTCGCGGGCCCGGCCGAGCTCGTAGACCTCGCGGCCGGCCTTCAGGCAACGCTCGGCGAACGCCCGCTGGAGCGGGTCGTCCTTCCAGACCTGGTAAGCGAGGCCCATCGCCGCGGCGTAGCGCCCGGCGAGGTTCGCGACGCCGGTGGACTGGCTCCTGTGCTTCCCCAGGCCCTGCGGCCGGCCGTCGGCGAAGTAGACGACCCGGGCGCCGCCCTTTCCCCACCCATAGTCCGCAATCTCGTGCTGCGGGAGCCGGAAGCCCGCGTGATCGCGGTCGTCGGCGACCTGGTGATACAGCTCGTCCGGCGACGGGTGGAGCTTGAGCATCCATTCGAGGCCCCAGCGGGCCTCGTCCAGCAGGTCGGGCACGCCGTTGCCGCCGGGGTCTCCCCGGGCGTCCACGACGTCGGCGAACCGCGGCGCCCTCGGCTCGGCCTCGCCTCTTCGCGTCCCCTCCAGGTACGCCAGGAGCATCTGCGCCGTCGCGTTGCCGGAGGTCATGAGGTACTTCAGCAGGTCCGCCGCGTCGTGCCAGCCGCCCCGCGCGTCGATCGGGGTCCCGGCCGGCCGCGGTCCGTACGCCGTGCGGCCATCGAGCTGGTGGCACTCCGCGCGTAGCCACGGATTATATCCGCATCGCTGCTGCCGCATGGACTCGAGGAGCACGCTGGGCAGCTCGCGATAAGGGCCGTCCCCGATCGCGAAGGGGAGGGAGCGGGCACCGCCGACGAGCAGGACATAGCGGCCCGGCGCCGTCAACGGGCTGAAATCCAGCTCCGCCTGGTTGGCGAACCTCCCCCAGGTTTCGCCCGGCAGGACCGCCACGCGGCCCTCGAAGGCCCGCTCGTCGGAGCCTTCCCGCAACACGACGAACGAGGCCGGGAGGGTCGCGTCGGAGAAGGCCAGGGCGACCTTCGGGCCGTTGCGATCGTATCCCACCTGGTTCGCGCGGATATGGACCTCGGCGGCCGGCATCCGTGCGGAGCACAGGAGCAAGATGGCCGTCGACGTCGCGACTCGGATCCAGGGGCGCACCGGTCCGGGCGAGTGGGGCATGCTGAGTGGCTCCGGGGGTGGGACGCGGCGACGCGGCCGCGATCATACTCAGCGTGCCGATGGCGCGTCGAGCGGCGACCACCCTGCATGCCGCCGAGGATCCGCTAGAATGGAGCGACGCGCGGTCGCGGCGGGTCATCGAGCCCCGCTCCTCCGGGCGAGGCCATGGCCCGATTTGCGACGAGGCAGCAGCCATGCGTATTCCGATCACGACGAGCCACCCGACGCACGACCGGGCCGCGGCGGCCCGCTACGTCCTCTTCGCCACCGGAGTGACGGCGATCGGGGGTTTCCTCTTCGGCTACGACACGGCCGTGATCAACGGCGCGAACTCCTACCTGAAGGCGCACATGGGGCTGTCGCCCGCGCAGGAGGGCCTCGCCGGCGCCGGCGCGATCCTCGGCTGCATCCCCGGCGCGATGTTCGCCGGATTCCTCAGCGACCGCTTCGGCCGGCGGAAAATGCTCTTCGCCTGCGCGTTCCTGTACGCCGCGTCGGGCGTCCTCTCGGCGATCCCCCGGAGTTTCGAGCCGTTCCTGGCGGCGCGGCTCGTCAGCGGGCTGGGGATCGGGGCGTCGTCGATGATCTGCCCGGTGTACATCGCGGAGATCGCGCCGGAGAAGCAGCGTGGGCGGCTCGGCACGCTCTTCCAGCTCGGCATCGTCGCGGGCATCTTCCTGACCCTGTTCGTCAACAAGCTGATCCAGGGCCTGGGCGACGACGCGTGGAACGCGGCCTACGGCTGGCGCTGGATGATCGGCATGGAGGCCATCCCCGCGGTCGCGTTCATCGGCCTCCTGGTCGCCGTGCCCGAGAGCCCGCGCTGGCTCGCCCAGAAGGGGCGAGAGAGAGAAGCCCTCCATGTCCTCGAGAGGGCGGGGGGGGCAGAGGCGGCCGCCCGCGAGATGGCCGCCATCCGCGCGGCGGGGACGCAGGAGGAGGGCCGCTTCCGGGAGCTTCTCGGCGGGCCGTTCCTCCGGCCGCTGGTGCTGGCCATGGCGCTCATGGCCTTCTCGCAGTTCTGCGGCATCAACGCCGTGATGTACTACTCCACCAAGATCTTCGCCACGGCGGGCGGGGGCACGGACGCGGCGTTCACCTCGACCGTCTGGCTCGGGCTGGTCAATCTCCTGTTCACGTTCGTCGCGATCGGCTTCGTGGACCGCGCGGGGCGCAGGCCGCTGCTGCTCGTCGGCACCGCGGTGCAGGCCGTCGCGCTCGGGCTGGTGGGCTGGATGTTCCGGACCCACCAGCAGGGCCCCGTGCTGCTGGCCTGCATCGTCGCCTTCGTCGCCGCGTTCGCGATGTCGATGGGGCCGATCGGCTGGCTGTTCGCCTCGGAGGTCTTCCCGAACAAGGTCCGGGGGCGGGCCATGTCGCTCGCGACGCTGACGGTCTGGGTGTCGTGCTACGTCGTGGCTCAGACGTTCCCCATGATGAACGACAGCCCCGCGGTCGGCCCGGCGCGGACCTTCTGGGTCTACGCCGCGGTCAGCCTGGCGTCGTTCCTCTTCGTGCTCGTCTGGATCCCGGAGACGAAGGGCCGGACGCTCGAGGAGATCGAGCGAATGTGGGAGCGTCGCGGCGTCGGGGAGGCCCGGCCGTGACCGTCCTGGCCTGCGACATCGGCGCGACGCGCATCAAGTTCGGCCTCGTCCGCGAAGGCCGCGTGCTCGACCGCGGCTCGATCCCGTCCCGATCGGAGCGCGGGCTGGCCGAGCGGCTCCCCGACCTGGCCGCCGCGCTGCGGGATCTGTGCGCAAGCCGGGGGACGGCCATCGGGGAGTGCGCCGGGATGAGCGTCTCGATCGCGACCCTCGTCGACGTCGCGTCCGGCCGGCTGCTGGCGGAGTACGGCCGCTTCCGGGACATGCCGTCGCTGGACCTGCGGGGCTGGGCCCGCTCCGAGTTCGACCTCCCCCTGGCCCTCGAGAACGACGCCCGGATGGCGGCCATCGGCGAGTGGCGGCTCGGCGCGGGCCGCGACGCCGAGAGCCTCGCGATGATCACCTTCGGGACCGGGATCGGCACGGGAGTCGTGATCGAGGGCCGCGTCCTCCGCGGGCCGCACGCCCAGGCCGGATGCCTGGGCGGGCACCTGACCGTCCGACCCGGCGGCAGGGCCTGCGGCTGCGGCAACCTCGGCTGCGCCGAGGCCGAGGCATCCACGGCCGCGCTGCCGGCCGTCGCCGCGGAGACGCCCGGATTTTCGCAGAGCACGCTCCGCGAGGCGACGAGGATCGACTACGACCTGGTCTTCCGCGAGGCGGCCGCCGGGGACGCGTGCGCGGCGGCCATCCGCGACCACAGTCTGCTCGTCTGGTCCTCGCTGGCGGTGAGCCTGATCCACGCCTACGACCCGGAGGTCCTGGTCCTCGGGGGCGGCATCATGGCGAGCGCGGACGCCATCCTGCCGGCGATCCGCGAATTCGTCGGGCGGCACGCCCACACCCCGTGGGGCGAGGTGCGCGTGGTGGCCTCGGAGCTCGGCGACGACGCCGCGCTCGTGGCCGGCGAGTGGCTCCTCCGCGAGCAGTTCCCGGACCTGACTCCATGAGAAAATCGACCTACGATAGATCCCCCTTCGTGGCCGTGCCGGGCGGCGAGGACGCCTGCGTGACCGGCTGGGACGCCGTCGCCGCGAGGCTGGAGGGGGCCGTCGCCGGGCGTCGGACGAGTCGGCCGGTCCTCGCCGTCGAGTGCTACCCGGGCGTCCACGAGGATGCGATCCTGGGCGAATTGAGGACGCGGATGGAGCCGGCCCTCGTGGTCCGCGCCGGGGACGCCATGCTACCGCCCGAGGCCGTCGACGCGCTCGTCGCCCCATTCCTCGGCGGCGACGACCGGGTCTTCGGCTTCCTCTGCGGGCTCACGCTGCCGCAGTTCTTCGACGCCGATCGGCTGCGGCGCGCTCGCGAGGCAATCGACCGCGTCGAGAAGGGCCCTGTCCTGATCGTCGGCTGCGGGGCCACGCTGCTCCACGAGGCGGACGTCCTCGTCTACGCGGACCTCGCCCGCTGGGAGGCCCAGATGCGGTTCCGCCGCGACGAGATCGGCAACCTCGGCGTCGAGAATCGGGCCCTTTCGGCCGGCCTGCAATACAAGCGGGCCTTCTTCGTGGACTGGCGCGTGGCCGACCGATGGAAGCGGCCGCTGATCGCGCGCTGGGACTTCGCCCTGGACACGAACGACCCCCGCACGCCGAAGCTCGCCGAGGGCGAGGCGGTGCGCCGGGGCCTCCGGCATGCGGTCACGCGGCCGTTCCGCGTCGTCCCCTTCTTCGACCCCGCGCCCTGGGGCGGGCAATGGATGAAGGAGGCCTTCGACCTCGACCGCTCGGCGGCGAACTACGGGTGGTGCTTCGACTGCGTGCCGGAGGAGAACAGCCTGCTGCTCGGCTTCGGCGACGTCCGGGTCGAGATCCCTTCCATCGACCTCGTCTTCGACCGGCCGAGGGCACTCCTGGGCGAGGCCGTCCACGCGCGGTTCGGGGACGAGTTCCCGATCCGCTTCGACTTCCTGGACACGATGGGGGGCGGCAACCTCTCATTCCAGGTCCACCCGCTCACCGAGTCCATCCAGCACAACTTCGGGATGCACTACACCCAGGACGAGAGCTACTACATGCTCGACGCCGGCCCGGGGGCGAGCGTCTACCTCGGGCTCCGCGACGGCGTGGACCGCGAGGCCATGGCCCGCGACCTCCGCGAGGCCCAGGCCGGAGGCCCCCCATTTCCGGCGGATCGATACGCGAACAGGTGGCCCGCCAGGAAGCATGACCACTTCCTCATCCCCGCGGGCACCGTCCATTGCAGCGGCGCGGAGTCCATGGTCCTGGAGATCAGCGCGACGCCCTACATCTTCACGTTCAAGATGTGGGACTGGGGCCGCCTGGGCCTCGACGGCCGGCCCCGGCCCGTCCACCTGGAGCACGGCCTCGCGAACATCCAGTGGGACCGCACGACCGACTGGACCCGGGACAACCTGGTCAACCGCGTCGAGCCGCTCGGGGAGGGGGACGGCTGGCGCGAGGAGCGCACCGGGCTGCACGAGCGAGAGTTCATCGAGACCCGCCGACACTGGTTCGCGAAACGCGTGCCGCACGACACGCGCGGCGGCGTGAACGTGCTCAACCTCGTCGAGGGCGAGGAGGCCGTCGTGGAGAGCCCCTCCGGCGCCTTCGAGCCGTTCCTTGTGCGCTACGCCGAGACCTTCATCGTGCCGGCCGCCGTCGGGCGTTACACCATCAGCCCGCACGGCCGCTCGGTCGGCCGCGAGTGCGCAACGATGAAGGCCTACGTCAGGACGTGATGCCCCACGCGTTCCGCCGGGAAGATCCTCTTGTGGCACCCAACATCTGCCAACCCGAGCTATCGTGGCGAGGCCCGTTACGCATGCGGCGCGGCTGGGAAGGACCGGGGCGAAGACCAATCCCCCTGGCGAGGCGAGCCGGCGGCGGGGGCCATGTTCCCATGACAAACCATGTCGTTTTCCTTCGCCGCGGCAGAGAGTGATAGCGGGTGATGAGGAACATCACGGGGCCGTGGCGAGAGGTCGTGGTTGATGAACAAAGCAGGGCAGGGAGCCGGTTCGCCGTCTCTGGCACGAGAACTCGAGGCGATCTTTCGCGGCGCGGCGACGGCGGGCACGTCCGAAGGGCAGTTGATCGACCGGTTCGTGGACCGGGGGGATGAGGCGGCCTTCGCGGCGATCCTGACCAGGCACGGCCCGATGGTGCTGGGCGTCTGCCGACGGATCCTCGGCCCGGGCGGCGACGCCGAGGACGCCTTCCAGGCCACCTTCCTCGTCCTGCTACGACGAGCCCGCACGCTACGGCGATCGGAGCCGCTGGGCCCCTGGCTGCACGGCGTCGCCTGGAGAGTGGCGACGCGGTCGCGGGCGGACGGGCGGCGGCGTGATCAGGACGCTGCCCGAGCCGTCCGGGACGCCATCTCGCACGAATCCCCGGCGATCGCCGCCGAACGCCTCGAACTGAAGGCCCTCGTCGATGAGGAGCTCGGCCGGCTCCCGGAGAAGTATCGGCTCCCGATCGTGCTCTGCGACCTGGAGGGCATGACCAAGGAGTCGGCCGCCGCGCGCCTGCGGTGGCGCCCCGGCGTCCTCCGAGGCCGACTCGAGCGGGCCCGCCTCAAGCTCCGCGACCGCCTCGCCCGGCGTGGCCTGGCACCGGCCGCGGCCGTCGCGATCGTCGAGGCGTGGAATGCCGCCGAAGCAGCCGTCCCGGGAGACCTGATCGCCGCCGCCCGAGCGGCCGCCTTCCGCGACCTGGCCGTCTCGGAGATCGCGGGAGTCGTCGCGCCCTCGGCGGCCGCCCGGCTGGCCGGCGGCTTCCTCGGCGCCCAGGCCCGGACGCGTACGCTCCTGGCGACAGCGACGGCCGTCGCGCTTGCGGTCGTCACCTTCTCCGCGCTCGGGCTTGCCTCGGCGCCGCGATCTGCCGGACGGCGAGCCGAAGGGCCCAGGCCCAGGGCGGCGGCCCCGGCCCCACCGCCCGACGCGCCGACAGGCCAGCCCCGCGACTTCGAGCTCTCCGTCGTCGGCCCGGGCGGGAAGCCAATCCCGGATGCCAACGTCGAGATCCATGCCGTGCCCGGCCTGAAGGCGGAGGATGTCCGCCGGGGCCGGTTCGTGAAGAGTGGCCCCAGATTGAGCCTCGCCCGGGCAGACGGCGGCGGCAAGCTCGCCGTCCATTTCCCGGCCGGGTGCAAGGAGCTTGATCTCTTCATCGAGGCGCCCGGCCACGGCTTCTATCACGCCGGATGGTCGCCTCGCGGTCGATGGCCTTCCCCCGTCGAGTGGCCGACCCGCGAGCAGTCCGTCATCCCGGATCGCTTCACCGCCGAGCTCGAGCCGGGGTGGGCCGTGGGGGGCGTGGTCGTGGATTCGCAGGGCCGTCCCGTCGAGGGGGCGGAGGTGCGGTGCAAAGTATGGACGGCCCGACCCGGCGACTGGATCGCTCCGTACGAAGGAAATCAGCCCGCGACCGACCGCGAGGGCCGATGGCGGTTCGACAACGTCCCCAACTCGGTCAAGGCGCTCTACGTGATCGTCAGCCATCCCGCGTTCCGCCCGTTCTTCGGGCCGATCGAGGAGGCCCAGTACGGGCTGGCGAGAGGCGGCGGGCCGAGGGAGAAGATCGTCCTGCAACGCGGCGATTTCCTGTTCGGCAAGGTCACCGACGAGCGCGGACGCCCGATCCATGGGGCGCGCGTGGAGGTACGACTCGAGCGGGACACGCGCGATGCCACTTCAGATGAGCACGGCATGTACCGGCTGAACGGCCTCGATGGTCGGATCTACTACATCCGCGCGTCGGCTCCTGGGAAGGGCCTGGACGAGAAAGGGCCATTCGAGCGGATCGAAGGCCCGATCGCTTTCACCCTGAAGCCCGGCCGCAAGATCCGAATCCGGGTCCTCGACGCCGGCGGCAATCCGCTGCCAGACACCGCGATCTTTCCGATGGTCTGGCGGGACAAATTCAGCTTCCCCGAAATCAACCATGGGAATCGGTACACCGACAAGGATGGGGTCTGGGAGTGGAACGAGGCCCCGGAGGACGAGTTCCAGTTCGAAATCTGCCCTCCCGGAGGCATGGTGTTCCCCCGTCAGCGTATCAAGGCCCGCGAGGAGGAGTACGTCTTCCGATCGATCCCGCCGCTCGTGATCGCCGGCCGCATCATCGACGAGACGACGAAGCAGCCCATCCCCTCGGCCCGGATCAACCCGGGCGTCGAGTTCGCCGCCGAACCCGGCAGCGTCGCCTGGAATGATAAGCTCGCTCTGCCCTTACAAGCCGACGGACGCTTCGAGTATCGCCCGCGGCGTGCGGAGGCGGGACACGGCCTCCGCATCGAGGCCGATGGCTACGAGCCGCAAACCACTCGGTGGTTCAAGAGCACCGAGGGGAAGGTCGAGATCGAGGTCCGAATGAAGAAGGCCCGGGCGGCGAGGCCCGGGCCTTGATTCACGGCTCATCTCATCCGCTTCCGCGGCTCACTTCGCCCCGAAGTGCTCCAGCAGGAACGGCAGGTCGAGCTCGGGGTAGACCGGGAAGGAGTCGAGCAGGGCCTTGATGCGGGCGTGGGCCTTCTTCTCGACGGCCTCGTCCAGCGTGTATTTGGCCTTGTCGCGGCCGCCCGACTTGTTCGTCCCCGGGGTGATGGCGCGGAGGACGTCGGCGACGACGGAGGCGATCTCGGCCATCTCCGCCGGGCCCATCCCCAGGGTGGTCACGGCCGGGGTGCCGAACCGGAGGCCGCTCGTGTACCAGGGGCCGTTGGGGTCGAAGGGGATCGGGTTGCGGTTCAGGGTGATCCCGCACCGCCGGACGGCCTCCTCGGCCTGGCGGCCGGTGATGCCGAGCGCAGAGCCGACGTCCACGAGCACCAGGTGGTTGTCGGTCCCGCCGCTGATGACCTTCAGGCCCTGCTTGAGGAAGGCCTCGGCGAGGGCCCGGGAATTGTCGACGATCTTCGCCGCGTAGGCGGCGAATTCGGGCCGGAGGGCCTCGGTGAAGGCCACGGCCTTGGCGGCCATGACGTGGGGCAGGGGGCCGCCCAGGACGAGCGGGCAGCCCCGGTCCACGTGCTCCTTGAACGCCTCGGTGCAGAGGACCAGGCCGCCGCGGGGGCCGCGGAGGGTCTTGTGCGTGGTCGTGGTCACCACGTCGGCGTACTCGATCGGGTTCTCCTCGCCCTTCAGCACCTTGCCGGCGACCAGGCCCGAGAAGTGGGCCATGTCCACCATCAGCACGGCGCCGACCTTGTCGGCGATCTCCCGCATCCGCCGGTAGTTGATGTTCCTCGGATAGGCGCTGAAGCCGGCCAGGAGGATGAGCGGCTTGACCTCCAGGGCCTGCTTCTCGATCGCGTCGTAGTCCAGGAGCAGGCTCTCGCGGTCCACCGTGTAGCCGTGGGCCTCGAACATCTTGCCCGAGGCGTTCAGCCGGTAGCCGTGCGTCAGGTGGCCGCCGGAGGCGAGGTCCATGCCCAGGAGCCGCTGGTTGCCCAGGGCGTGGCGGACCTCGTTCCACTGGGCGATCGGCATCTTCTGCCAGTCGGCCGGCGCCAGCTTCTCCGGATCCTCGGCGCCAAGG from Aquisphaera giovannonii includes these protein-coding regions:
- a CDS encoding glycoside hydrolase family 9 protein, whose translation is MPHSPGPVRPWIRVATSTAILLLCSARMPAAEVHIRANQVGYDRNGPKVALAFSDATLPASFVVLREGSDERAFEGRVAVLPGETWGRFANQAELDFSPLTAPGRYVLLVGGARSLPFAIGDGPYRELPSVLLESMRQQRCGYNPWLRAECHQLDGRTAYGPRPAGTPIDARGGWHDAADLLKYLMTSGNATAQMLLAYLEGTRRGEAEPRAPRFADVVDARGDPGGNGVPDLLDEARWGLEWMLKLHPSPDELYHQVADDRDHAGFRLPQHEIADYGWGKGGARVVYFADGRPQGLGKHRSQSTGVANLAGRYAAAMGLAYQVWKDDPLQRAFAERCLKAGREVYELGRAREGSQQGNSFSAPYRYEESTWADDMEWGAAELLRATGEARFRDEAESYSRLAASEGWMGRERAPHYGFYPFMNLGHYRLSDQVDARLRVVLAGYYRQGIERCVAAGLGNPYRVGVPFIWCSNNLLVALVTQCELYERMTGDGSFRGFAARNRDWLLGRNPWGFAMLTGVGSVHPRNVHLQTTRLTGRSVRGALVDGPVTERIFRTQRGVSVTEPDPLARFQDARAVYHDDIKDYVTDEPTMDGTASAILLWAIHGPSR
- a CDS encoding sugar porter family MFS transporter — encoded protein: MRIPITTSHPTHDRAAAARYVLFATGVTAIGGFLFGYDTAVINGANSYLKAHMGLSPAQEGLAGAGAILGCIPGAMFAGFLSDRFGRRKMLFACAFLYAASGVLSAIPRSFEPFLAARLVSGLGIGASSMICPVYIAEIAPEKQRGRLGTLFQLGIVAGIFLTLFVNKLIQGLGDDAWNAAYGWRWMIGMEAIPAVAFIGLLVAVPESPRWLAQKGREREALHVLERAGGAEAAAREMAAIRAAGTQEEGRFRELLGGPFLRPLVLAMALMAFSQFCGINAVMYYSTKIFATAGGGTDAAFTSTVWLGLVNLLFTFVAIGFVDRAGRRPLLLVGTAVQAVALGLVGWMFRTHQQGPVLLACIVAFVAAFAMSMGPIGWLFASEVFPNKVRGRAMSLATLTVWVSCYVVAQTFPMMNDSPAVGPARTFWVYAAVSLASFLFVLVWIPETKGRTLEEIERMWERRGVGEARP
- a CDS encoding ROK family protein — protein: MTVLACDIGATRIKFGLVREGRVLDRGSIPSRSERGLAERLPDLAAALRDLCASRGTAIGECAGMSVSIATLVDVASGRLLAEYGRFRDMPSLDLRGWARSEFDLPLALENDARMAAIGEWRLGAGRDAESLAMITFGTGIGTGVVIEGRVLRGPHAQAGCLGGHLTVRPGGRACGCGNLGCAEAEASTAALPAVAAETPGFSQSTLREATRIDYDLVFREAAAGDACAAAIRDHSLLVWSSLAVSLIHAYDPEVLVLGGGIMASADAILPAIREFVGRHAHTPWGEVRVVASELGDDAALVAGEWLLREQFPDLTP
- a CDS encoding class I mannose-6-phosphate isomerase; its protein translation is MRKSTYDRSPFVAVPGGEDACVTGWDAVAARLEGAVAGRRTSRPVLAVECYPGVHEDAILGELRTRMEPALVVRAGDAMLPPEAVDALVAPFLGGDDRVFGFLCGLTLPQFFDADRLRRAREAIDRVEKGPVLIVGCGATLLHEADVLVYADLARWEAQMRFRRDEIGNLGVENRALSAGLQYKRAFFVDWRVADRWKRPLIARWDFALDTNDPRTPKLAEGEAVRRGLRHAVTRPFRVVPFFDPAPWGGQWMKEAFDLDRSAANYGWCFDCVPEENSLLLGFGDVRVEIPSIDLVFDRPRALLGEAVHARFGDEFPIRFDFLDTMGGGNLSFQVHPLTESIQHNFGMHYTQDESYYMLDAGPGASVYLGLRDGVDREAMARDLREAQAGGPPFPADRYANRWPARKHDHFLIPAGTVHCSGAESMVLEISATPYIFTFKMWDWGRLGLDGRPRPVHLEHGLANIQWDRTTDWTRDNLVNRVEPLGEGDGWREERTGLHEREFIETRRHWFAKRVPHDTRGGVNVLNLVEGEEAVVESPSGAFEPFLVRYAETFIVPAAVGRYTISPHGRSVGRECATMKAYVRT
- a CDS encoding sigma-70 family RNA polymerase sigma factor — encoded protein: MNKAGQGAGSPSLARELEAIFRGAATAGTSEGQLIDRFVDRGDEAAFAAILTRHGPMVLGVCRRILGPGGDAEDAFQATFLVLLRRARTLRRSEPLGPWLHGVAWRVATRSRADGRRRDQDAARAVRDAISHESPAIAAERLELKALVDEELGRLPEKYRLPIVLCDLEGMTKESAAARLRWRPGVLRGRLERARLKLRDRLARRGLAPAAAVAIVEAWNAAEAAVPGDLIAAARAAAFRDLAVSEIAGVVAPSAAARLAGGFLGAQARTRTLLATATAVALAVVTFSALGLASAPRSAGRRAEGPRPRAAAPAPPPDAPTGQPRDFELSVVGPGGKPIPDANVEIHAVPGLKAEDVRRGRFVKSGPRLSLARADGGGKLAVHFPAGCKELDLFIEAPGHGFYHAGWSPRGRWPSPVEWPTREQSVIPDRFTAELEPGWAVGGVVVDSQGRPVEGAEVRCKVWTARPGDWIAPYEGNQPATDREGRWRFDNVPNSVKALYVIVSHPAFRPFFGPIEEAQYGLARGGGPREKIVLQRGDFLFGKVTDERGRPIHGARVEVRLERDTRDATSDEHGMYRLNGLDGRIYYIRASAPGKGLDEKGPFERIEGPIAFTLKPGRKIRIRVLDAGGNPLPDTAIFPMVWRDKFSFPEINHGNRYTDKDGVWEWNEAPEDEFQFEICPPGGMVFPRQRIKAREEEYVFRSIPPLVIAGRIIDETTKQPIPSARINPGVEFAAEPGSVAWNDKLALPLQADGRFEYRPRRAEAGHGLRIEADGYEPQTTRWFKSTEGKVEIEVRMKKARAARPGP
- a CDS encoding glycine hydroxymethyltransferase; the protein is MHASSIRSYLGRKPAAEVAPGFLAYLANLDTVAAVAPDVARAVVQELADQRRNIKLIASENYSSLATQCAMGNLLTDKYAEGIPHHRFYAGCDNVDSVEDMANARARELFGAAHAYSQPHSGADANLVAFWAILRARVELPAMAKVLGAEDPEKLAPADWQKMPIAQWNEVRHALGNQRLLGMDLASGGHLTHGYRLNASGKMFEAHGYTVDRESLLLDYDAIEKQALEVKPLILLAGFSAYPRNINYRRMREIADKVGAVLMVDMAHFSGLVAGKVLKGEENPIEYADVVTTTTHKTLRGPRGGLVLCTEAFKEHVDRGCPLVLGGPLPHVMAAKAVAFTEALRPEFAAYAAKIVDNSRALAEAFLKQGLKVISGGTDNHLVLVDVGSALGITGRQAEEAVRRCGITLNRNPIPFDPNGPWYTSGLRFGTPAVTTLGMGPAEMAEIASVVADVLRAITPGTNKSGGRDKAKYTLDEAVEKKAHARIKALLDSFPVYPELDLPFLLEHFGAK